A stretch of Coccidioides posadasii str. Silveira chromosome 2, complete sequence DNA encodes these proteins:
- a CDS encoding uncharacterized protein (EggNog:ENOG410PK4N~COG:L~BUSCO:9746at33183): MIRPSIPKSIWRNLSSVQNSISRGALGEAHRNFDYQHDRHKACVNKLYPCSQKWSSTFTKRVEMGESAKQLRYVDIGVNLGDPVFRGDYHGKKVHDDDLRDVIERAVNVGCQKFMVTGSDLQESKHAIQVARDHAGLCFATVGVHPCQAKLFDSYPQGPAAYLAEIKALALEAKESGHAVAFGEIGLDYDRLFLSPKDQQLKYFEAQLDVAVGVQLPLFLHSRAASEDFERILSSRLPKLPKGGLVHSFTGTMEEMQRLVALGLDIGVNGCSLKTEENLEVVKAMPLDRIQIETDGPWCEIRPSHASFKYVEDAPTLPKAVKKERWQKGCMVKGRNEPVTISRVAQVIARVKGITVEEVCEAAWNNSIKMFGLGEEISSS, encoded by the exons ATGATACGGCCTTCCATCCCAAAAAGCATCTGGCGCAACTTGTCGTCCGTGCAAAATAGCATTTCCCGTGGAGCTCTTGGAG aagccCATAGAAATTTTGACTATCAGCATGATAGACATAAAGCGTGTGTAAATAAACTGTATCCTTGTTCTCAAAAGTGGTCAAGCACTTTCACGAAGCGTGTCGAAATGGGGGAGTCTGCGAAACAATTGAGATATGTCGAT ATCGGCGTTAATCTCGGGGACCCTGTGTTCAGGGGTGACTATCACGGCAAAAAAGTACACGATGATGACCTCCGGGATGTCATCGAACGGGCTGTCAATGTCGGCTGCCAGAAATTTATGGTGACGGGCTCTGATTTACAGGAGTCCAAACATGCCATTCAAGTAGCAAGAGACCACG CTGGTCTCTGCTTCGCCACCGTGGGTGTACATCCCTGTCAAGCAAAACTGTTCGACTCGTATCCCCAAGGCCCTGCAGCTTATCTAGCGGAGATTAAAGCTCTGGCACTCGAAGCCAAAGAGTCCGGCCATGCTGTTGCCTTCGGAGAAATTGGACTGGACTACGATCGTCTATTCTTGTCTCCCAAGGACCAGCAGTTAAAATATTTCGAAGCGCAGTTGGACGTAGCCGTTGGGGTCCAGCTGCCTTTATTTCTACACTCCCGTGCCGCCAGCGAAGACTTCGAACGCATCCTTTCATCGAGACTTCCTAAGTTGCCGAAGGGCGGGCTGGTACACAGCTTCACAGGAACGATGGAGGAGATGCAGCGACTGGTCGCATTGGGCCTAGATATTGGGGTCAATGGATGTAGCTTGAAAACCGAAGAAAACCTAGAGGTCGTCAAGGCTATGCCGCTCGACCGAATCCAAATTGAAACCGATGGCCCTTGG TGCGAGATTCGACCCTCCCACGCATCGTTCAAATACGTCGAAGATGCACCCACATTGCCAAAAGCCGTTAAAAAGGAGAGGTGGCAGAAGGGTTGTATGGTCAAGGGCAGAAATGAACCGGTGACGATATCCCGCGTTGCGCAAGTGATTGCTCGAGTCAAGGGAATTACAGTCGAGGAAGTTTGTGAAGC CGCATGGAACAATTCTATCAAGATGTTTGGCCTGGGTGAAGAAATCTCATCAAGCTGA